From the Amycolatopsis thermoflava N1165 genome, one window contains:
- a CDS encoding TetR/AcrR family transcriptional regulator, whose product MATRHGQGDSHSRERFLQAALTVLLKQGVSGLTVRSVAEAASTSTIGVYTRFGGRNGVLDALYERTFEMLHEEFRAVPPVSGDPAAGILALARAYRRFALDSPARYAFMFEQSVPGFDPDPDLRAFAQRSSFDLLVDRVAPVTPPGRDPNVTGYLIWTTMHGLVSVELTHRARNPPPKWFIETTDDAYDEVFGSGIRAMINGLDLELA is encoded by the coding sequence ATGGCCACCCGACACGGCCAGGGCGACAGCCACAGCAGGGAACGCTTCCTGCAGGCCGCGCTGACGGTTCTCCTCAAGCAGGGCGTTTCCGGGCTGACGGTGCGCAGCGTCGCCGAGGCGGCCAGCACGTCGACGATCGGGGTCTACACGCGTTTCGGCGGCCGCAACGGCGTTCTGGACGCCTTGTACGAGCGCACTTTCGAGATGCTGCACGAGGAGTTCCGGGCGGTGCCGCCGGTTTCCGGCGATCCGGCGGCGGGGATCCTCGCGCTGGCCCGCGCCTACCGACGGTTCGCGCTGGACAGCCCGGCGCGGTACGCGTTCATGTTCGAGCAGTCGGTGCCCGGGTTCGACCCGGACCCGGACCTGCGGGCGTTCGCGCAGCGCAGCAGCTTCGACCTGCTCGTGGACCGGGTGGCGCCGGTGACGCCGCCCGGCCGCGACCCGAACGTCACCGGATACCTGATCTGGACCACGATGCACGGGCTGGTGAGCGTCGAGCTGACGCACCGCGCGCGCAACCCACCGCCGAAGTGGTTCATCGAGACCACCGACGACGCCTACGACGAGGTGTTCGGCTCCGGCATCCGCGCGATGATCAACGGGCTGGACCTCGAACTCGCCTGA